CCCGTACCACGGCAAAGTCAAAACGTTCGCCGACGCCGCGCGCGAAGGTGGCCTCAAATTCTAATAACCTCGCATGAGCACCGATCCCATTTCCGCTCCGGAAAACACCACGCCCACCGCTCCTGAAGCCGCCGCTCCCGCGCCGGCCCCGGAAGCGCGTGAACCGCGTGCGCCGCGTGGCCAGGGTGGTTTCCGCGGCCAGGGTGGCCGCGGCCCCGGTGGCAATCGCGGGCCCCGCCGCGACAATCGCGACCGCCAGCCTCAGGAAGGCGACGGCCCGCAGATGATTGAGAAGGTCGTCTTCATCAACCGCTGCGCCAAGGTGGTGAAGGGTGGCCGTCGTTTCAGCTTCGCCGCTCTCGCTGTCGTCGGCGACGGCAAGGGCAAGGTTGGCATCGGCTACGGCAAGGCCAACGAAGTTCCTGACGCGATCAAGAAGGGCACCGCCAACGCCCACAAGCACCTCGTCACCGTGAAGCTCAAGGGCGACACGATCCCGCACGACGTGCTCGGTGAGTACGATGGCGGCCGCGTCATGCTGAAGCCGGCGTCGCCCGGCACCGGCCTCATCGCGGGTGGCGGCGTTCGCGCCGTCCTCGAGGCTGCCGGAGTGAAGAACATCCTCACGAAGTCGATGGGTTCCTCGAACCACATCGCCGTCGTGCACGCCACCCTCGAAGGCCTCCGCAAACTGCGGCTCGCCGACGATATCAGCAACGTTCGCAAGAACGCCTGAGCCGGCCCTCGAACTTCGAATCACGATTACCCATCGCCGAGCCGCGCCTCATGGGCGCTTGAGCCCGGCGGTCGGGATCGGGGTTCGAAGTTCGGCCGTTCCCAGCAGGTCCAGATTCTCCCCATTTTTAATCCGAGTTTCGGCGAGGCCTAGCCTCGCCGGGGCGCCAAAGAGGAAACGAAGCAATGAAGCTCCACGAACTGAAGAACGTCCCCGGTGCAGTGCACCGCAAGAAGCGCGTTGGCTGCGGCGAAGGCGGCGGCCACGGCAAGACCTCCGGCAAGGGTGGCAAGGGTCAGACCGCCCGTTCCGGCGGCAGCATCCGCCCTGGCTTTGAAGGCGGCCAGATGCCCCTGTACCGCAAGCTCCCGCACCGCGGCTTCAACAATTTCAATCACCGCGTCTCGTACGCCGTGGTGAATGTCAGTGATCTGGCCTCTCTCGACGCCAGCGTCACCGAGGTCAACGCTGCCGTGCTCGCCGCCCAGGGCCTGATCCGGGCCGATGAGACCAGCGTCAAGATCCTTGGCGACGGCGAAATCAGCCGTGTGCTCAAGGTTACGGCCGCCAAGTTTTCCGGCGCCGCCAAGGCCAAGATCGAGAAGGCTGGCGGTCAGGCTATCGTCGCCTAAGAGGCGACGCTGTTTCGGTTTTCGTTAGGGACTTGGTTCCGGCGTGATCCCCGCGCCGGACCGGTCCCGGGGCTCGACAATCGAAAATCGGAAACCCAGAATCGAAATTTCTATCCCCGTGTTTTCCGCCTTCACGAATTCCCTGAAGATTCCGGAGCTTCGTTCCCGGATATTCTATACGCTCTCCTTGCTGTTCGTTGCCCGCGTGGCGGCTTATATCCCGCTTCCCGGCATCGACCCGCATCCGCTCCAGCGGTTCTTCGCCGACCAGGCGGCCGGTGGGGCAGGGGCGCTGATGGGCCTCTACAACATGTTCACCGGTGGCGCCCTGATGAAGGGTGCCATCGCGGCCCTCGGCATCATGCCGTACATCAGCGCTCAGATTATCTTCCAGCTGATGACCGCTGTCGTGCCGTCATTGAGCCGGTTGCAGCAGGAAGGCGACGTGGGGCGGCAGAAGCTGACCCAGTACACCCGTTACGCGACGGTGCTGATCTGCGTGATCCAAGGCGCCCTTCTTCTGCTCGCGCTGGAGAACCCGCAGCAGTTGTTCCCCGGCTATGATGTCGCGACGTACGGCCCGATTGTGATCGTTCCGAAGGTCGGCTTCCTCATCACTTCGATCATCTTCATGACCGCCGGCACCATGCTGCTCATGTGGCTCGGCGAACAGATCACCCAGCGCGGCATCGGCAACGGTGTGTCGCTCCTGATCACGGTCGGCATTCTCGCCGATATCCCCGGTGCCGCCATGCAGACCTATCGGATGTTCTTCCGTCCGGTGGGCACGGGCAGCGATCTTGGGCTACCTCAGGCGGTTGTCATGATCGCGCTGTTCCTGATCGTCACGGTTGGAATCATCATGGTGGTGCAGGGCCAGAGAAAGATTCCGGTCCAGTACGCCAAGCGCGTGGTCGGCAACAAGGTCATGGGCGGACAGAGCTCCTTCCTGCCGCTCAAGGTCAACTACTCGGGCGTCATGCCCGTGATCTTCGCGAGCGCCATCCTCCTTTTTCCGCAGCAGATTCTCTCGTGGGTGGGCGCCTCCTGGCACCTCAAGTTTCTGACCGACTTCTCCAACGAACTGCTGCGCGGTAGCGTCTGGTACTACGTTTTCAATGCCGTCCTGATCCTGTTCTTCAGCTATTTCTGGGTTTCGGTGATGTTTAAGCCGATTCAGATCGCCGACGACCTCAAGAAGTACGGCGGCTACATCCCAGGCGTGCGTCCCGGTGAGCCGACGGCGCAGTTCCTCGATTTCGTGATGACCCGCCTCACGCTCGCTGGTGCGATCTTCCTCACGATCATCGCCGTCACGCCCGATGTGCTCCTGTTCCAGATGAAGGTTCCAGCGCGTATCGCCTACTTCTTCGGCGGCACCGGCATGCTCATCACGGTCGGTGTCATTCTCGACACCATGCGCCAGGTGGAAACGTTCCTTCTCCAGCGTCACTATGACGGCTTCCTCCGGAAGGGCCGGATCCGTTCCCGCAGTGCGAACCCGCAGCAGGCCATGCTCGGCGACGCTCTCAGCCAGGAAGCGGTGATGAAGATCGCGTTGCCCATGTTGGGCCTGCTGCTGCTCGGCACTGGCATCGCGGCCTATCGTCACTTCCTGAATTAGTTCTTTACAGTGGCGGCGACGGGTGGCATTTCCGACCCCTTTGCTGGTTTCGGCCCTATCGCCAAAGCCAAGTATGTTCTCCTTGGGTCTGCCGGCCAATGGCTGGCCCAAGTTCGTTCTTTGAATCTAGAGCACGTCTCCCCGGTCCACTTGAAAGGGCTGGGGATTTCGCGCCGCCCGGCTTCGGCCTCGGCGGAGGAAGCGACCACCCTGGCGCTCATGCGCCGCTGGTTCTTCGCGCGCAAACCTGATGCGGGATTCGTCCTGACCGATTTCCCGGCTACGCTGCTCCAAGCCAAGGTGTTTGACGAATGGCTCGATGCCCGACACGAGGCGCTTGATGGCGTTCTTACTGCCGGAGCAGATCTCGATGGAGCCGTCGCTGAACACTATCGTGCGCTCGGTCTGCTCCAGCAGATCGACGCACTCGTGTCTTCCACCGCCAAATCGGCGGAAGGCTGCCTCGCATGACTATTCCCGTTAAGAACAAGGAAGGAATCGCCAAAATGCGCGAGGCATGTGCCATCGCCGCGACGGTTCTTGATCAACTCAAGCCCCTCGTCCGGCCTGGC
The Opitutus sp. ER46 DNA segment above includes these coding regions:
- the secY gene encoding preprotein translocase subunit SecY gives rise to the protein MFSAFTNSLKIPELRSRIFYTLSLLFVARVAAYIPLPGIDPHPLQRFFADQAAGGAGALMGLYNMFTGGALMKGAIAALGIMPYISAQIIFQLMTAVVPSLSRLQQEGDVGRQKLTQYTRYATVLICVIQGALLLLALENPQQLFPGYDVATYGPIVIVPKVGFLITSIIFMTAGTMLLMWLGEQITQRGIGNGVSLLITVGILADIPGAAMQTYRMFFRPVGTGSDLGLPQAVVMIALFLIVTVGIIMVVQGQRKIPVQYAKRVVGNKVMGGQSSFLPLKVNYSGVMPVIFASAILLFPQQILSWVGASWHLKFLTDFSNELLRGSVWYYVFNAVLILFFSYFWVSVMFKPIQIADDLKKYGGYIPGVRPGEPTAQFLDFVMTRLTLAGAIFLTIIAVTPDVLLFQMKVPARIAYFFGGTGMLITVGVILDTMRQVETFLLQRHYDGFLRKGRIRSRSANPQQAMLGDALSQEAVMKIALPMLGLLLLGTGIAAYRHFLN
- the rpsE gene encoding 30S ribosomal protein S5, with amino-acid sequence MSTDPISAPENTTPTAPEAAAPAPAPEAREPRAPRGQGGFRGQGGRGPGGNRGPRRDNRDRQPQEGDGPQMIEKVVFINRCAKVVKGGRRFSFAALAVVGDGKGKVGIGYGKANEVPDAIKKGTANAHKHLVTVKLKGDTIPHDVLGEYDGGRVMLKPASPGTGLIAGGGVRAVLEAAGVKNILTKSMGSSNHIAVVHATLEGLRKLRLADDISNVRKNA
- a CDS encoding adenylate kinase, whose protein sequence is MAATGGISDPFAGFGPIAKAKYVLLGSAGQWLAQVRSLNLEHVSPVHLKGLGISRRPASASAEEATTLALMRRWFFARKPDAGFVLTDFPATLLQAKVFDEWLDARHEALDGVLTAGADLDGAVAEHYRALGLLQQIDALVSSTAKSAEGCLA
- the rplO gene encoding 50S ribosomal protein L15, with amino-acid sequence MKLHELKNVPGAVHRKKRVGCGEGGGHGKTSGKGGKGQTARSGGSIRPGFEGGQMPLYRKLPHRGFNNFNHRVSYAVVNVSDLASLDASVTEVNAAVLAAQGLIRADETSVKILGDGEISRVLKVTAAKFSGAAKAKIEKAGGQAIVA